GAAACCGTTGACATACTCCCATGAATGAATTCGTGGGATTCTGGTTCATGGAAGGACGCCTCCCGAAGCAGGTCTTACTCCTTCTCCCCAAGGGTCGGATGCCCCAATCTGGCTCCCAGGCGTGGAGACTTGTCGCGGATAGGGCGGAGGGTTTCCAGGCATCATGGGACTAGTACCAAACGAGGGGGCGACACCATTGAGACTGGGCGTGCTGACGGGCGGGGGCGATTGCCCGGGACTAAACGCGGCCATAAGGGCCGTTGTGGCCGGAGCCTCCCAGAAGGGTTACGAGGTGCTTGGCATACGGAAGGGCTGGGAGGGGCTGCTCACCAGGGATGCGGTGCCCCTGACCTGGGAAGACGTGGAGGGCATAGCCTCCATCGGGGGAACCCTCATATCCACCTCCAGGACCAACCCGGCCAGGAGCCCCGAGGCAACGAGCACGGCCCTGGAGAACGCCGAGCGTCTTGGGCTCGGGGCACTGGTGGCCATCGGGGGAGACGATACCCTGGGGGCGGCGTCACACCTCCAGGACCGCGGGTTAAGGTGTATCGGCATACCCAAGACCATAGATAACGATGTCGGGGCCACGGATGCCACCATCGGCTTCGACACCGCCGTTAACGTTGCCATGGCAGCCATCGACCGTCTCCACACCACAGCCAGGTCCCATGAACGCGCGGTCCTGGTGGAGGTCATGGGGCGGGACGCGGGGTGGGTCGCCCTCCACGCCGGGGTCGGGGCAGGCGCGCACATGATCCTCATCCCAGAGGTGGAGGTCAACACGGAGAGCATGGCCCACTACCTGGTGAACAGGAAGCGGCAGGGATACACCTATGCCATCATCGTGGTGGCTGAGGGGGTCAAGAGGGACGGGCACCAGGGGCTGCCTGATGACAAGACGGTGGACGAATTCGGGCACCCCCTCCTGGGTGGGGTAACCCGGATCATCGCGGACGAGATGGAACGGATTAGCGGCATCCAGACGCGCTACACAATCCTGGGCTACATCCAGCGTGGCGGGACCCCTACCTTGTTTGACCGGTTCCTGGCCAGCCGGTACGGCCTGGCGGCGGTGGAACTGGCGTCACAGGGCATGTTCGGTCACATGGTTGCCTTGCGGGGACGTGATATCGTATCGGTGCCCCTGGCGGATGCCGTCTCAAAGCCCCGGTTAGTCCCCAGGGAATTGTATGAGGGCTTGAGCCCACTGTGGCTTCCTGATGGCACGCCCCTCGGCCCTATCCCGCCAGGGACGCCCCGGGAGTGGCTGCCAGGACCACACCCCATCTAGTCCAGGAAGACGATACCTATCCAGGTGGGGGTTCGCCGGGAAGCCCAGGGGCATGCCTGCTTCCGCCGCAGTCCTCATCACATCCACCCCCATGGCCCCCCCGAGGGCCTAGCCTTGAAGGGATGCCGGCAGCCCCCTGGGATGGCTGGCCGGCACGCTCCTTGTGGGGTTGACAGGGCACTCTAACCATGCCCTGAGCCAGGGTGTAGCCATGGGAGAGCGCCTTGACCTCAATCTCCCCCACTACCCGGTGCAGTACCTCGGCTTGGCTGGCATCAAGCCATGGCTCGCCCTCAGCAGATCCCCCTGTCACCTGAACCATGATGGCCTGGGGGTACCGGGCTAGGGCCCTGACTTCGCTGGATCCCAGGGCGCCCGGGCCAGCGTGAAGGCGAAGATTGAACCCCGCCCGGGCTCGCTCTCAACCCAAACCCGCTCGCCGTGGGCCTCCACAATTTGGCGCACTATGGCAAGGCCAAGACCCGTCCCCGCCTTTTTCCCCCGGGACCTGTCCGCCTTGTAGAACCGATCCCACAGGAGAGGGATCTCTTCCGGCGCTATGCCCACCCCGGTATCGGTGACTGTCACCGTCACCGACGATTCCGAAACCTCGGCGTCCAAGGTCACCCTGCCTCCTCGGGCGGTGTAGCGCACAGCGTTATCCAAGAGGTTCAGGAGCACCTGCTCTATCCTGTCCCGGTCCCCCATAACGTCAACGCCAGGAACCCCTCCCTCAAGGCGTACACCCTTTTCCGAGGCACCGGGTGACACCTTGGCCAGGGCTGACCCCGCAACGCTGGCCAGGGAGAAACTGGCAATGTCCAGCTGGGCCTTCCCCGCCTCAAGCCGTGCCATGTCCAGCATGTCATTGACCAGCCGTCCCAGCCTCTCTGTCTCTGCCCGTATGATCTCCAGGTAGCGCCTGCGCGTATCCTCACCCGTGACGGTACCGTCCAGGAGGGGCTCGATGAAGCCCCTCATGGCGGTTAGCGGCGTGCGGAGCTCATGCGAAAGGTTGGCCGTGAATTCCCTCCGCATTCGCTCAAGCCTGTCCGCCTCGCTCACGTCCAGCAGCACCACGACGGCCCCGCCACCCGCCACCCGGATGGGAGACGCCTGGGCCCTGAGCCTCCGCGCCCTGATGTCCAGGGAGATGCCCGCGGGCTCACCAGTAGCCAGCACGTCCTGGACCAGCGTGATGACCTCCGGAGGCGCCTGGGAGAATCCCAGGAGCCGCCGGGCGGCGTCATTCAGGAAAACCGGGTTCCCCCTGGGGTCAAAGCCCACGACGCCCTCCTCCATGCTGGCCACCATGGACAGGAACCGGGCCTTCTCCTCTGTCAGGGCCCCTATTGTCCCCTGGAGGCTAGTGGCCAGGTGGTTCAGGGACTTTGCCAGTTCCCCCACCTCGTCACCCCCGGGCACCCTCACCCGGGTATCCAGCTCACCCTGGGCCATTTTCCCGGCGGCCCGGGTCATATCCGACAGCGGGCGTGCTATGCCCCTGGCCAGGCCATATCCCAGGATGGTGGCAAGACCCAGCGAGGCGGCGGCCGCCAGGAGCAGGAACCCGAAGTAGCGAGCCACGGTGGCATGGAGCCCTGTCAGGGGTGCGTGAAGGAAAAGGGCCCCCAGCACCTCCCCGCCCTCTGGGTCCACAACCGGGACGGCGACCGTCATCACCTGGCGGCCGTAGCGCGGCATCATGTGGATCCTGGAAATGGGTTCTCCGTTCATCACCTGCCTTAGATCCTCGGGGTCAAGGTGAGTACCCCGGAAATGCCCCTGCCTGGACTCGATTACTATGAGGCCACGGCGGTTCACCAGCCACACCCGGGCCCCGAGTATCCTGTCCAGGGAGTCAAGGAGGTACGTGGCAGTCTCCTCATCCACCTCGCCCCTGAGGTAGTCCAGGGTGAGACGGGACACCTCCTGTCCCTTGGCTATCAGGTCGGCCTCCCGGGAGGAGTAGATGTACTGGCGCAAAAGCCCCAGGAACACGAAGCCAAGGGCAAGCACGGTCACACCTATGACCAGCAGGTTTGCGGCCATCAGCCGGCTCATCAGGTTCTTTCGCACTCGTATTTCCCCCTGAGGAAAGCATAGCGGCCGAACTGTGCCTTGATTGTGACACAACACCGGGATGTGCTCTATCCAGTCCCCTAACCCAATATGGTATACTCAATCGCGCAGGCAATCCCTTTTTGCGGGGGTGATATGTCTTGGTGACGCGCTGGAAGGTGCTGGTTGTGGAGGACGATCCCAACGTTGTTGAGCTCGTTTCCCTGTACCTGGAGAAGGAAGGACTTGAGGTGTCCTTGGCCATCGACGGTGAGGCAGCACTGAGGGCCTTGCGTCTTGGGTGTTACGACCTGGTGATCCTCGACATCATGCTCCCTGGAATGGATGGCTTGGAGGTATGCCGGGAGATAAGGAAGGAATCCTCTGTGCCCATAATAATGCTTACCGCCAGGGACGAGGATCTGGACAAGATCCTGGGACTGGAACTGGGAGCCGATGACTACGTCACAAAACCGTTCAACCCCCGGGAACTCCTGGCCAGGGTGAAAGCGGTGCTGAGACGGTTCGTGGATAGGCAGGGGGACGGCCGCATCGTCCGGGGGAACCTGGAGGTGAACATCCAGGACTACTATGCCCGGATCAACGGTAAGACACTGCAGGTGACCCCCAGGGAAACGGAACTCCTTTACTTCCTCGCCTCTCACCCGGGGAAGGTGTTCACGAGGGAGCAGCTGCTGGAGAATGTGTGGGGGTATGAGTACCTGGGGGACGCCAGGACTGTGGACACCCACGTGAAGCGCCTCAGGCAGAAGCTCCGGCCAGCCCAGGGATGGGAGATCAAGACCATCTGGGGTGTGGGCTACAAGTTTGACACCAGCGCTTAGTTCCCTTTTTGTTCGGGATGCCTTCACAAACCTGACACATCTTAGGGTTATCCTGGTGACAGGAGGTGAAGAGGGTGAACAGGAAGATCATCATACTTGGGGCGGCAGTAGCAGCTTTACTGCTGGTCTCCCATGCCGCCCTGGCCTTCGGGCCTGCAGGGGGCATGGGCATGCAAGTTGACGGGTCGGAAGCGGAGTGCGCCGGCGGTTTCTGGGGAGACCTGGAACTCAGTTCCTCCCAGGCCGCCGCCATCGAGGCCCTGAAGAAGGAATTCATCCTGGAAAAGGCGCCCCTGGTGACTGAGCTCAGGCTAAGGCTGACCGAGGTGTGGCGCCTGAGGGTCGAAGAAGAGGCAGACCCCGCTGCCAGGGAAGCCAAACGCCAGGAGGTGCAGGATCTCAAAAAGGAGCTCCAGGCCCTGGGTGAGGCGCACCGGGAGGATCTCATGGAAGTGCTCACCCCCGAGCAGAGGGCGGTCCTGGAGAGCAGGAGTCCTGGAGGGTGCTTCGGCCGGGGCGGCATGGGACGCTTGGCAAAGAGGTCATAGCCAGGGTGTCACTGGGGGCCTTGCCCTATTGGGGCAGGGCTCCCAGTATCTTCATGGCACCCAGGATGGCGATAATGCCCCCCGGTGCCAGGCCAAGTCCCCTGCTGGCGGGAATCCTCGAACCCCGGGCACCAAGCAGAAAGCCAAGCCCCAGGCAGAGATACATGCCCAGGGCTGTCAGGACGGGAAGCCATACCACCGGGGCCCCTGCCATGCCCGCGCCAAAGCCGACCCCAAAGGCATCCAGTGCCAAGGCGACCCCCAGCACGCCAGCCT
This DNA window, taken from Bacillota bacterium, encodes the following:
- a CDS encoding ATP-dependent 6-phosphofructokinase, translating into MRLGVLTGGGDCPGLNAAIRAVVAGASQKGYEVLGIRKGWEGLLTRDAVPLTWEDVEGIASIGGTLISTSRTNPARSPEATSTALENAERLGLGALVAIGGDDTLGAASHLQDRGLRCIGIPKTIDNDVGATDATIGFDTAVNVAMAAIDRLHTTARSHERAVLVEVMGRDAGWVALHAGVGAGAHMILIPEVEVNTESMAHYLVNRKRQGYTYAIIVVAEGVKRDGHQGLPDDKTVDEFGHPLLGGVTRIIADEMERISGIQTRYTILGYIQRGGTPTLFDRFLASRYGLAAVELASQGMFGHMVALRGRDIVSVPLADAVSKPRLVPRELYEGLSPLWLPDGTPLGPIPPGTPREWLPGPHPI
- a CDS encoding ATP-binding protein encodes the protein MRKNLMSRLMAANLLVIGVTVLALGFVFLGLLRQYIYSSREADLIAKGQEVSRLTLDYLRGEVDEETATYLLDSLDRILGARVWLVNRRGLIVIESRQGHFRGTHLDPEDLRQVMNGEPISRIHMMPRYGRQVMTVAVPVVDPEGGEVLGALFLHAPLTGLHATVARYFGFLLLAAAASLGLATILGYGLARGIARPLSDMTRAAGKMAQGELDTRVRVPGGDEVGELAKSLNHLATSLQGTIGALTEEKARFLSMVASMEEGVVGFDPRGNPVFLNDAARRLLGFSQAPPEVITLVQDVLATGEPAGISLDIRARRLRAQASPIRVAGGGAVVVLLDVSEADRLERMRREFTANLSHELRTPLTAMRGFIEPLLDGTVTGEDTRRRYLEIIRAETERLGRLVNDMLDMARLEAGKAQLDIASFSLASVAGSALAKVSPGASEKGVRLEGGVPGVDVMGDRDRIEQVLLNLLDNAVRYTARGGRVTLDAEVSESSVTVTVTDTGVGIAPEEIPLLWDRFYKADRSRGKKAGTGLGLAIVRQIVEAHGERVWVESEPGRGSIFAFTLARAPWDPAKSGP
- a CDS encoding response regulator transcription factor, encoding MVTRWKVLVVEDDPNVVELVSLYLEKEGLEVSLAIDGEAALRALRLGCYDLVILDIMLPGMDGLEVCREIRKESSVPIIMLTARDEDLDKILGLELGADDYVTKPFNPRELLARVKAVLRRFVDRQGDGRIVRGNLEVNIQDYYARINGKTLQVTPRETELLYFLASHPGKVFTREQLLENVWGYEYLGDARTVDTHVKRLRQKLRPAQGWEIKTIWGVGYKFDTSA
- a CDS encoding periplasmic heavy metal sensor — encoded protein: MNRKIIILGAAVAALLLVSHAALAFGPAGGMGMQVDGSEAECAGGFWGDLELSSSQAAAIEALKKEFILEKAPLVTELRLRLTEVWRLRVEEEADPAAREAKRQEVQDLKKELQALGEAHREDLMEVLTPEQRAVLESRSPGGCFGRGGMGRLAKRS